In SAR202 cluster bacterium, the genomic stretch CTGAACGTATTAAAACTGCATCTCCTGTTTTCGGAATTATCCCAACTAAATTTGCCCAGTCTTCAAGCTCCCATCCTTCAACCGGACGATCAAGAGCAACATAATCCTCATTTCGCAATTGAGGTATATCGTACAAAACACCTCTGGTTACAATCCCGTTTTTCCAATTATCAACAGAATTTGTAAGTGCACCTACATCAGTAACGAGTGATGGGTCTCGATCATTATACAATCTACCGCCCTCATCAACACTATTAGTAAATATGTGACATAAAGCGTCTATATGGGTATTAACAAATCCATGATAAGAAACACCCACATAATCACCAGAACTTAATGGACCTACTGTCATAATATGATCAGCAGGCCTAGGATTTCTTTTTGAATCCGAAATCACTTTTGGAGTAGCTATTGGATTAGAACACGAAACAGTCTGTCCTTCTTTTACTAAGGAATTAGCATGCCTAATACCTTCTTTGTTAATATGGTTCAGAGTGCCTAACTGATCTTCTTTACCCCATCTATTCCAATTATTATATTTAATTTTGTAATTAATATATTCTTCAATTGTGGTTGGCTGACGATCTCTTAATCCCATTTCACATACTCCTTCTTATGATTTAATAGTATATTAATAAAAAAAAT encodes the following:
- a CDS encoding cyclase family protein; this translates as MGLRDRQPTTIEEYINYKIKYNNWNRWGKEDQLGTLNHINKEGIRHANSLVKEGQTVSCSNPIATPKVISDSKRNPRPADHIMTVGPLSSGDYVGVSYHGFVNTHIDALCHIFTNSVDEGGRLYNDRDPSLVTDVGALTNSVDNWKNGIVTRGVLYDIPQLRNEDYVALDRPVEGWELEDWANLVGIIPKTGDAVLIRSGADVFWKSNPDFEFSFPPNTPGNAPSIIEYLYDTSAAILGWDLQESGAMAYDYSARIPIHEVVIPYMGLPLLDNANFEELSNMCRKYNRYEFLLVIAPLIVNGGTGSPVNPIAIF